One window of Populus nigra chromosome 5, ddPopNigr1.1, whole genome shotgun sequence genomic DNA carries:
- the LOC133694711 gene encoding uncharacterized protein LOC133694711 translates to MGKRSRWLWWMVVAVGVVGVVATGTKSGAGEGEGKGKVLEPLVTRIAFGSCANQSAPQPIWNAIIDFDPQVFIWLGDNVYGDTKRPFKLFGKERTIGPWKNAPRFIPSSPKELESKYQKAKSNPGYSRLRHTTQVIGTWDDHDYGLNDAGKEFGGKITNQKLLLDFLDEPQDSPRRNQEGVYTSYMFGPVGRQIKVILLDTRYHRDPLRSDGSVLGSSQWTWLEKELNGPKSAITIIGSSVQVISNLSATTRPLFSLESWGRFPKERDRLFKLIADTKREGVFLISGDVHFGEISRYDCATGYPLYDVTASGLTQAVEKAVPHVFSLIVRFVAWLTPTTMRVISTNCRFKSCTYGQPNFGAIEIDWSTTPVTLKLEVRDIVGYPVTGVKFPLVELQSRGSVPSVKAGEHRRHCSLEVNLPWMIKYRLAILFYCSVSALLLAMIGLAYAATLAFRLFLHKCKLD, encoded by the exons ATGGGCAAGAGGAGTCGGTGGTTGTGGTGGATGGTGGTGGCTGTAGGTGTAGTAGGAGTGGTGGCGACAGGCACAAAGAGCGGCGCGGGGGAAGGGGAGGGAAAAGGGAAAGTATTAGAGCCTCTCGTCACCAGAATTGCCTTTGGATCCTGCGCCAACCAAAGCGCTCCTCAG CCCATTTGGAATGCCATAATTGACTTTGATCCCCAAGTTTTTATTTGGCTGGGAGACAACGTTTATGGAGACACTAAACGTCCTTTTAAGTTATTTGGAAAGGAAAGGACTATTGGGCCTTGGAAGAATGCTCCTAGGTTTATCCCTTCCTCCCCAAAGGAATTGGAATCCAAATACCAGAAAGCTAAGAGTAATCCCGGTTATTCTCGTCTTCGACACACTACACAG GTTATTGGTACCTGGGATGACCATGACTATGGATTAAATGATGCTGGAAAAGAGTTTGGTGGTAAAATCACTAACCAAAAGCTTCTCCTCGATTTCTTAGACGAGCCTCAAGACAGTCCTCG GCGCAACCAGGAGGGTGTATATACTTCATATATGTTTGGCCCAGTGGGCAGACAAATCAAG GTCATCCTTTTAGACACGAGGTACCACAGAGACCCTTTGCGCAGCGATGGAAGTGTCCTGGGAAGTTCTCAGTGGACATGgttagaaaaggagttgaacggACCGAAATCAGCCATTACCATCATTGGGTCTTCAGTGCAG GTTATATCAAATCTTTCAGCAACCACTCGCCCATTGTTTTCTTTGGAGTCCTGGGGACGTTTCCCAAAGGAAAGGGATCGTCTTTTCAAATTGATAGCAGATACTAAG AGAGAAGGTGTCTTCCTCATCAGTGGAGATGTTCATTTTGGAGAAATTTCTAGATATGACTGTGCTACTGGATATCCACTATATGATGTAACTGCAAGTGGGCTTACACAAGCTGTTGAGAAAGCGGTCCCACATGTATTTAGTTTGATAGTGAGATTTGTGGCATGGCTGACACCAACGACAATGAGAGTGATCAGCACAAATTGCAGATTCAAGTCATGCACGTATG GTCAGCCAAATTTTGGAGCAATTGAAATTGACTGGAGCACAACCCCAGTAACCTTGAAACTTGAGGTCAGGGACATCGTAGGGTACCCCGTCACTGGTGTAAAATTTCCATTAGTGGAATTGCAATCACGTGGCTCAGTGCCATCAGTTAAAGCAGGGGAACATCGAAGGCATTGCTCCCTTGAAGTTAATCTGCCATGGATGATCAAATATCGCCTGGCAATTTTATTCTACTGTTCTGTATCTG CATTGCTTCTTGCTATGATTGGGCTGGCTTATGCAGCCACATTAGCCTTCAGACTGTTCCTCCACAAATGCAAGCTAGATTGA
- the LOC133694710 gene encoding protein LYK5 — protein sequence MDFLLLYLYVVLLLSPALVQGQQTYVANHQLDCYNNAFNETTKGFLCNGVQSSCQSYLTFRSMPPYNSPVLIAYLLGVPQSATLIASINNLSSDTATIPTNTQVVVPVNCSCYARQYYQHNSTYQLKDESETYFSVANDTYQGLTTCQSLMSQNPYGDRNLSLGLTLQIPLRCACPTSNQNASGINHLLTYMVTWGDSISSIAQLFGVDKQRVLDANKLSSSNIIFPFTPILVPLPTELTKIEQPSAAPPPAAPSPQTPNVSVGGSSDHKALYVGVGIGAAFLILLFAAFGFLFWHRKSRKQQKPVSTSEPETLPSVSTDFTVLPVSNNKSWSLSSHDARYAIESLTVYKYEDLQVATGYFAQANLIKGSVYRGSFKGDTAAVKVVKGDVSSEINILKMINHSNVIRLSGFCLHEGNTYLVYEYADNGSLTDWLHSNNIYRILAWKQRVRIAYDVADALNYLHNYTNPSYIHKNLKTSNILLDANLRAKVANFGLARTLENGQDGGLQLTRHVVGTQGYLAPEYIENGVITPKLDVFAFGVVMLELLSGKEAAATAIDKIAGDDSLSVMIMRVLEGDNVREKLSAFLDPCLRDEYPLDLAFSMAQLAKSCVEHDLNTRPSMPQVFMMLSKILSSSLDWDPSDELNRSRSIDSGR from the coding sequence ATGGACTTTCTTCTACTGTATCTGTATGTGGTGCTGCTGCTCTCACCAGCACTAGTACAAGGGCAACAAACCTATGTAGCCAACCACCAACTGGACTGCTACAACAATGCCTTCAATGAAACGACCAAGGGATTTCTGTGCAACGGAGTTCAATCATCATGCCAATCCTACCTCACCTTCCGATCCATGCCTCCCTACAATTCTCCTGTCCTTATTGCCTATCTCTTAGGCGTCCCACAATCCGCCACTCTCATCGCCTCCATCAATAACCTCTCCTCTGACACTGCCACTATTCCCACCAACACCCAGGTCGTGGTTCCAGTCAACTGCTCCTGTTATGCCCGTCAATATTACCAGCACAATTCCACCTATCAGCTCAAGGACGAATCCGAAACCTACTTCAGCGTGGCCAACGACACCTACCAAGGCCTCACCACATGCCAGTCCTTGATGTCTCAGAATCCCTACGGCGATCGGAATCTGTCACTCGGTCTCACTCTCCAAATACCCCTGAGGTGTGCTTGCCCAACTTCCAACCAGAATGCTTCAGGGATCAACCACTTGCTCACCTACATGGTCACTTGGGGCGATTCCATCTCTTCCATTGCCCAGCTGTTTGGCGTTGACAAGCAGAGGGTACTTGATGCAAACAAGCTGTCTTCCTCCAATATCATTTTCCCCTTCACTCCGATTCTGGTTCCTCTGCCCACTGAGCTCACCAAAATTGAACAGCCATCGGCAGCCCCTCCGCCTGCCGCACCATCTCCGCAGACTCCCAATGTTTCCGTTGGGGGTTCTTCCGATCACAAAGCCTTGTATGTGGGTGTTGGGATAGGAGCTGCtttcctcattcttttatttgctgcgtttggatttctgttttggcaCCGCAAATCTCGTAAGCAACAGAAGCCTGTCTCCACTTCAGAACCCGAAACGCTGCCATCAGTCTCTACTGATTTCACTGTACTCCCAGTCTCCAACAACAAATCTTGGTCTCTCTCTTCTCATGACGCCCGATATGCTATTGAGTCCTTGACTGTCTACAAATACGAGGACTTACAAGTGGCCACCGGGTACTTCGCCCAAGCTAATCTGATCAAGGGCTCGGTTTATAGGGGATCTTTCAAGGGTGACACAGCCGCAGTCAAGGTCGTGAAAGGAGATGTCTCCAGCGAGATCAACATTTTGAAGATGATCAATCACTCCAACGTCATCAGGCTCTCTGGTTTCTGCTTACATGAGGGCAACACTTACCTTGTTTATGAGTACGCCGACAATGGCTCTCTCACTGATTGGCTTCACTCTAACAACATATACCGAATTCTTGCTTGGAAGCAGAGAGTTCGGATTGCCTACGATGTGGCTGATGCCCTCAATTACCTTCACAACTACACCAACCCGTCCTATATCCATAAGAACTTGAAGACCAGCAACATTCTTTTGGATGCCAACTTGAGAGCCAAGGTTGCTAATTTCGGCTTGGCAAGAACACTGGAAAATGGCCAAGATGGTGGACTGCAACTGACAAGACATGTGGTAGGCACTCAAGGTTATTTGGCCCCCGAGTACATCGAGAATGGAGTTATCACCCCGAAATTAGATGTTTTTGCTTTCGGGGTTGTGATGCTGGAGCTCTTATCTGGGAAGGAAGCAGCTGCTACAGCTATTGACAAGATTGCAGGAGACGACTCGCTCTCTGTAATGATAATGCGTGTGCTTGAGGGGGACAATGTGAGAGAGAAACTCTCTGCCTTCCTGGACCCTTGCCTAAGAGACGAGTACCCCTTGGATCTAGCTTTCTCAATGGCCCAACTGGCTAAAAGCTGTGTCGAGCATGATCTCAATACACGACCTTCAATGCCTCAAGTTTTCATGATGTTGTCCAAGATCCTCTCGTCTTCGTTGGACTGGGATCCATCCGATGAGCTCAATCGATCTAGGTCTATAGACAGTGGCAGGTAG